The Polyangium mundeleinium genome contains the following window.
GCCGGCCCGCGGGATTGAAGGTGTACGAGGTGTTGTAGACGCGCCCCTCGGCCGGCGAAAACGAATCGGCGAGGTTGCCGTGCGCATTGCGCGGCAAGAGCGCGCTGCCGGCCACGGTCCACGCCTCGTAGCGCCGCGCGAATCGAGCGAAGGCGTCACGATAGAGGCGCTGCACGTCGGGGGCGACCGCGAGGAGAAAACCGACGCTCGTACGGGCCGTCTTGCCGCGGAGCATCGCGGACGCCATGCGGAAGGGAGAACGGATCGCGACCTTTTTGAGCGCCTCGTCGACAGAGCGCGCGCCACGGACGGCGTCGAGCCGGCCGGCGAGCGGCAAGAAGGCGCCGATCATCTCGGGGAAGACGGCGAGGCAAGGGTGCTCGTAAGCGCCGTGCGCGAGCCGCGTCCGAGCGTTCGCGAGTTTTTCGCCGACGCGATCCAGCATCGCCTCGAAGGCCTCGGCGGACGCGTAGTCCTCGGGCGTGACGTGGACCTGGCAGGCCGCGAGCTCGACCTTCACGAAGGCCCCTTGTCCCGCTCCACGCGGAAGGCAGGCACGCCCTTCGGCACGAGGACGGCGTTCGGCGCGCGATACCCGCCGGGCACCTCCGGATCCACCTCGCGTTCGAGCGCGCCGAAGACACGAACCCGATCGCCCGGACGAACCACGACCTCGTCCACGGTGTCGTACGGGAATGCATCGAGGCCCTCGTCCTCGGGGTCGTCCTCGGGCGAGATCGTCTGGACGAACTCTTCGAGGGACGGCGCGTCCGAACGATCGACCCGCTTCTTCGGGCCTTCGAGGCGGATGCGGCCCCCGGGGACGCGCAGGAGGGTGCCGTCGTCGAGCTTCACCTCGAAGCCCGAGGTCTCCGCGTCGTGCAGCATGAGGTCGGTCCCGAGGAAGCGCTCGTTGCGGAGATCGAGGGCCCAGGCGACACATTCCTTGCCCGTCGCGGGCGCGAGCATGTTGGTTTGTCCGATCACGACACCGGTCGGCCCGGCCCTGCGCCCGAGCGAGGGAGGCTTCGTGAGCCCGCCGTTCGGCCGAGGCCGGTTCTGGTAGGCGCGGATGGCCTCGACGATCTTCGCGACGATCCAGTAGAGCAAGGCGCCGGCCGCCGCGATGAGCGCGATCACGGCGACGACAACGATGAATTCGCCCTCGAGCGCGACCGTGCCGCAGTCGCCGCAGCCGCTACACCCCTCGAAGATCGTGCCTGCGCCGAGCGAGGTGCCGCCGGCCTTCGCGAGCTGTTTGGCGCGCCTTCGCACGGACGGCGGGCCCCACACCTCGGTGCGCAGCGCGTTGCGCCCCGTGGGGGTCTCGATCGAGGTCACCCGGTGCTTGGGGCCCCCATCACACGTCTCTTTCGGGCCGAGGAGCGTGCGGCAGTCGATGCAAACGCGGACGCGGGGAAATGCGGCGCGCGGGGCGAGCGCTGCCGACGTTTTGGCCTTGGGCGCCGTGAGGGACGTGGACGACATCGCGGCGCATCGTACTACGGGGGCACGTCGAGACACCGCCCGAGCAGCATCCGAGCTTGCTTGACACGCATCCCCCCTCGCTTCGATCCTGCCGCCCCGGCCCTCGCCCGGGGGGAAGCCTTGTTCATGACGCCGAGACTCGCCACGGTTCTGCGCTCCATCGTCCTCGTCCTCGTCGTGCTCGTCGCCGCGGCCTGCAGTAGCCGCAGCAAGGACGGGCCCGGCGCCTCCTCAGACAAACCTCGCGTCGCGGTTTCGATCTTTCCGCTCTGGGACATCGCGCGTCGCGTCGCGGGCGACGGGCTCGACGTCGTGCTCGTGCTGCCGCCGGGCCGCTCCGAGCATAGCTACGACCCGACGCCGAAGGAGATGGCGCAGGTCGCGAAGAGCAAGCTCGGCATCTCGGTCGGCCTCGGCATGGATGGATGGCTGGAGAAGATCGTGCGGGGCGCCGCGGGCACGGACGTGCCGATCGTGCAGCTCGGCCCGAAGGCGAACCCGCGGCGCATGACGGCCGAGGAGGTCGGCGCCGAGGCCGCCGAGGAGGGCGAAGACCACGACGAGAAGGGCCACGACGATCACCACGACGACAAGGCGAAGCACGAGCACGACCACGAGAAACATGCCGACGGCCGCGAGCATGACGACGGTGATCACGCGCCGAAGCCCGAGCCCAAGGGCGCGGCGAAGGGCGAGCACGACCACCACGGCCATCACCACGCGCACGGCGCCGAGGACCCGCATTTCTGGCTGGATCCGGTGCGCATGAAGTCGGTCGTGCCCGAGCTCGTCGCGGCGTTCGAGAAGCTCGATCCGAAGGGCGCCGAGGGCTACCGGGCGCGTGGCAAGGCGTTGGAGGCGGAGCTCGACAAGCTGCACGCGGACCTCGAAGCGCGCGCGAAGGGCTGGACGAAGAAGACGATCGTCACGTTCCACGGCTCGATGGGTTATTTCGCCGAGCGCTACGGCCTCTCGATCGCGGCCGTGATCGAGCCGTTCCCGGGCAAGGAGCCGACGGCGCGGTACGTGAAGGACGTGCTCGCCGCGGTCGAGAAGACCAAGCCCGCGGCGCTCTTCTCCGAGCCGCAGCTCGATCGCAGGCCCGCGCAGGTGATCGCCGATCAGGGGAAGCTGCCGCTCTTCGAGCTCGATCCGATCGGCGGCAGCGCCGGCGCCGAGACGTACGAGAAGCTCCTCCTGAAGAACGCCGACGTCCTCGACAAGGCCTTGAAATGAGCGCGGTGCACGCCGAAGCGGACGGGATGCCGCAAGGGCATTTCACGCTGCCCGATCCCTCGCTGTCGCGGGTTTTGGAGGTGGAGAACCTCATCGTCGACGTGCCCGGGCGGAGGCTGCTCGACGGGATCTCGTTCTGGGTGCCGAAGGGCGAGTTCGTGTGCCTCTGCGGCCCGAACGGCGCGGGCAAGAGCACGTTCCTGAAGACGGTGCTCGGCCTGATGCCGCCGACGAGCGGCTCGATCCGCATCCTGGGCAAACCCGCGCAAAAAGCGCTGCGGGACGTGGGCTACGTGCCGCAGCGCAAGACGAGCGATATGACCTTCCCTGCCCGCTCGATCGACCTCATCGTGGCGAGCATGCGCGGGAGCTGGCCTTTGCGCATCCGCGAGGAGGAGCGCGCCCGCGCGATCGAGATCCTGCGGCACGTGGGCGGGGAGAAGCTGCTCGAAAAGGAGATCGCGCGGCTCTCGGGCGGCGAGACGCAGCGGGTCTTTTTGGCGCGGGCGCTCGTGAACAAGCCGTCGCTCGTGATCCTGGACGAGCCGACGGCAGGCGTCGACGTGAAGGGCCGAGCTGAGTTCCTCGATTTGCTGGCGGAGATCTCGGCGAGCGACGAGCTCGCGGCGATCCTCGTGACACACAACCTGGCGGCGGTCGCGCGTTGCGCCGAGCGGGTGGTGTACCTCGACGCGGGGCGCGTCTCTGCGTGGGGATTGCCGAGCGAGCTGCTCGGCCAGGCGTCGCTTTCGGCGATATCGGCCGTGGCGGGCGGCGACCACGCGGCGCATTCGCATCACCACAAATTGCCGGACGAGGAGTGAACGTTCGTGGACGGATTGCTCGAGCCCTTGCTGGTGCCCTTCATGATGCGGGCGATGATCGCCGGCGCGGTGGTGGGCGGTCTCTGCGCGATGATCGGCGTCTTCGTGGTGCAGCGGGGCCTCTCGTTCATCGGCGACGGCCTGGCGCACGCGGCGTTCGGCGGCATCGCCCTCGGCCTTCTGCTCGGCGTGTCGCTGGAGCGAATGACGTGGGTGGCGCTGCCGTTCACGGTGCTGATCGCGCTCGGAATCGGTTATGTCCTGCGGCGCGGGAGCCTGCGCGGGGACGTGGCGACGGGCGTGTTTTCGGCGGTGTCGTTCGCGCTCGGCGTGCTCCTTCTGGGGCTCCGGTCGACGGACGGTCCGCAGGTGAACGTGGAGACGGTGCTCTTCGGGAGCATCTTGGCGATATCCCCGGACGATCTGATCACGGTGGGCGTGGTCGGCGTGGTGACGACGCTGCTCATGGCATTCACGTGGACGAAGCTCGCGTATGCGACGTTCGACCCGGAGCTCGCGGCGCTGTCGGGCGTGAAGGTGGCCGCGCTCGATTACATGTTGCTCGCGCTGACGGCCGTGGTGATCGTGGTGGCCGTGAAGACGGTGGGGATCGCGCTGGTGAGCTCGTTCGTGGTGATCCCGGCCGCGACCGCGAAAATGGTGGGCCGGAGCATCGGGCGCGTGGCGCTGCTCGCGGTGGCCATCGGGGTCGTCGGGTCATCGATTGGATTGATGCTTTCGTACTACGCGGACGTGGCCAGCGGGGCGACGATCATCCTGACGCTGGGGGGGGTGTTCGGACTCGCCCTTTTGTTCAAGAAAAAGTGAAGGAATCGGCGTGCACGGCGCGTGAAGATGAGCGAGGTCCGCGGGGCGAGCCTTGTCGGTTCGCCCGGGGATCGATACACTGCCTCTCATGGCTCTGTCGGCACGTCCCACGTGGCGGGTGAACCCGGCGGATCCCCGCGCTCCGAGCCAGGAAGAGTGGGATCTCATGTCGGAGGCGGAGCGGGCGCACGTGGAGGCGACCCTGCCGTCCGAGTTCGACCTCGGGCTGGAGCCGCCCGAGGGGGATCCGCACTGGACGGCCATTGCGAACGCGCGGAAGACGCTGGAGACGTTTTTCAGGCGGATCGGGCGCAAGATCTACATCTCGGGGGGGCTCGCGGTGTATTACCCCGGCGAGGAGATGTGCTCGCCCGATCTCCTGGCGGTGGTCGACGTGGAGCCGCGTCCGCGCACCTCCTGGGTGGTTTCCCGGGAGGGCAAGGGGCTCGACTGGGCGCTCGAGGTGCTGCACGCGGGGGACGCGGCGAAGGACCAGCGCAACATCGAGCGGTATGCGCGGCTCGGCATCCACGAGTATTTCATGTTCGATCGGAGGCGGCTGAGGCTCTCGGGGTTCCGATTGCCGCCCGCGGAGCACGGCGCGCGTTCCCGGGCTTATCGGCCGATCGTCCCCCAAGGCGGGCGGTATACGTCGGAGGTCCTCGGGCTGGAGTTGTTGGTGGAGGGCGAGAAGCTACGTTTCCTCTTCGGAGGTGCCGCGCTGCCGGACGCGGAGGAGACGATCGCCAAGCTGGAGAGCTTGCTGGGCGAGGCGCTCGCGCGGCACGAGGAAGATGCACGCAGGGCCGAGGAAGAGGCGAGGCGCCGGGAGGAGCTCGAAGCGGAGCTCGCCGCCATGCGCGTGGAGCTCGAACGGCTGAAGAAGGGGCAATCCTGAGTCAGCTCTCGCCAAACCAAATCCGCGCGAACACCCGCGGCCGCGCCTTCTCGATCGGCCCCTGGGCTTCCTCGTCCGACACCAGGATCGCCGCCACGCCCGCCGCGTCGTCCCCCGCGAACGCGCGCAGCGCGACCCGCACCCGTTCGCCGGCGAAACTCGGCTTTCGGTAGGCGATCTCCGCGGCGCGTGCGATTTGCGGGTTTTTCCGGCCGTGGTCCCACAACCGGCGCAGCGCGGCTTCCACGAAGAGGCGCGGATAGACCAGCGAATTGACGTGCTGGTTCGAATCCGTATGGTCGAGACCAAAGAGCACGTGCGTCGCGTCGAGCGTGAATGCGTCGTCGAGCCAGCGCGCCCCCGGCGGCAGCTCGATCGAGGCCTCGGGCGGTCGCCACGCATGGCGGTCGGGCGGCACCTCGGGAAAACCCGGCACGGAGACGCGCGTGATCTTGCGCGCCTCCGGGGGGCCGAACGGGCGCGTGACCACGTGCTCGGCAAAGACGCGGCCCGCGAGCAGGCGCTC
Protein-coding sequences here:
- a CDS encoding metal ABC transporter substrate-binding protein, which gives rise to MTPRLATVLRSIVLVLVVLVAAACSSRSKDGPGASSDKPRVAVSIFPLWDIARRVAGDGLDVVLVLPPGRSEHSYDPTPKEMAQVAKSKLGISVGLGMDGWLEKIVRGAAGTDVPIVQLGPKANPRRMTAEEVGAEAAEEGEDHDEKGHDDHHDDKAKHEHDHEKHADGREHDDGDHAPKPEPKGAAKGEHDHHGHHHAHGAEDPHFWLDPVRMKSVVPELVAAFEKLDPKGAEGYRARGKALEAELDKLHADLEARAKGWTKKTIVTFHGSMGYFAERYGLSIAAVIEPFPGKEPTARYVKDVLAAVEKTKPAALFSEPQLDRRPAQVIADQGKLPLFELDPIGGSAGAETYEKLLLKNADVLDKALK
- a CDS encoding metal ABC transporter ATP-binding protein produces the protein MSAVHAEADGMPQGHFTLPDPSLSRVLEVENLIVDVPGRRLLDGISFWVPKGEFVCLCGPNGAGKSTFLKTVLGLMPPTSGSIRILGKPAQKALRDVGYVPQRKTSDMTFPARSIDLIVASMRGSWPLRIREEERARAIEILRHVGGEKLLEKEIARLSGGETQRVFLARALVNKPSLVILDEPTAGVDVKGRAEFLDLLAEISASDELAAILVTHNLAAVARCAERVVYLDAGRVSAWGLPSELLGQASLSAISAVAGGDHAAHSHHHKLPDEE
- a CDS encoding metal ABC transporter permease, giving the protein MDGLLEPLLVPFMMRAMIAGAVVGGLCAMIGVFVVQRGLSFIGDGLAHAAFGGIALGLLLGVSLERMTWVALPFTVLIALGIGYVLRRGSLRGDVATGVFSAVSFALGVLLLGLRSTDGPQVNVETVLFGSILAISPDDLITVGVVGVVTTLLMAFTWTKLAYATFDPELAALSGVKVAALDYMLLALTAVVIVVAVKTVGIALVSSFVVIPAATAKMVGRSIGRVALLAVAIGVVGSSIGLMLSYYADVASGATIILTLGGVFGLALLFKKK
- a CDS encoding Uma2 family endonuclease, with amino-acid sequence MALSARPTWRVNPADPRAPSQEEWDLMSEAERAHVEATLPSEFDLGLEPPEGDPHWTAIANARKTLETFFRRIGRKIYISGGLAVYYPGEEMCSPDLLAVVDVEPRPRTSWVVSREGKGLDWALEVLHAGDAAKDQRNIERYARLGIHEYFMFDRRRLRLSGFRLPPAEHGARSRAYRPIVPQGGRYTSEVLGLELLVEGEKLRFLFGGAALPDAEETIAKLESLLGEALARHEEDARRAEEEARRREELEAELAAMRVELERLKKGQS